The sequence GTCACGACCGCTGAGCAGGCCCTCGCCGGTCTCGGGGTCGAACGACAGGCCGGGAGCGTGCAGGTGATCCACCCAAGCCTTCACCGTGCTCGGCGCGCCGTAGTTGTACAGCGGGAAGCCGAGCAGGACCGCGTCGGAGTCGGCGATCTCGCCGACCAGCTCCTCGGTCAGTGCCCAGGACGCCTGCTGTGCCGGCGAGCGCTGCTCCGGCGGTACGAGCCGGCCGAGACCACCTGCGCTGTCCAGGTGGGGGATCGGATCGGCCCCGAGGTCGCGATAGACCACGGTGCCGCCGGGGTGCGCCTCGCGCCAGGCGTCGGCGGCGCGGGAGGTGAGCCGCCGGCTCACCGACCCCTCGCCCTGGATGCTGGCGTCGATGTGGAGCAGCTGCGTCATTCTTTCGTCCTCTCCCGATATAGTTGCTTGCGCAGACAACTATAAGAGAGGGGTTCGACGATGGCAAGGGGGGTTCTGACCAAAGGCGAGTGGGTTACTGTGCCGCCATGGCGACCGAGCGGCTGGGAGATCTCGAGGACGAGGCATGGAAGGGTTTCCTGCTGACCCACGACCGCATCTGGCGCACGCTGGAGGCGCGGCTCGCGCCGCTGAACGTGAGCATGGCCGAGTACAGCGTGCTGGCCCTGCTCGGCGAGGCCGGGCGGCAGGGGATGAGGATGTCCGAGCTCGCCGAGCGCAGTCTGATGTCCAGCGGTGGATTCACCCGCCTGGCCGACCGGCTGGAACGGCGGGGGATCATTGAACGCCGACGTTCAGCTGCCGACGGTCGAGGGTTCGAGGCCGTGTTGACGAACGAGGGACGTCGTCAGCTGCGCACGGCCTGGCGCCAGCAGCACAGCGACCTGCGGGAGCTCTTCTTCGATCGCTTGGACGACGATGATCTGCGCCATCTCGCCGCTATCTGGGCGCGGCTCGATCCCGGGCAGGACTAGACGGTATGTAGTGACCTGTCCGGCGTGGAGGGGTTGCGGGCCGGGGCCTCTCTCACACATGTTCGTGGGTTACCGAGCAGGGGCCGCCTGCTCGGCCTATCCGACAGTTGTGGGAGGCCCCGGTGTTTACCGAGCGTACGAGTGTGGGGCTCGACGTGCACGCAAGGTCGGTCGTTGCTGCAGCGATCGATGGCGTCACGGGCGAGTTCTTCCGAACTAGATTGACGCCTTCGCATGAGGAGATCCGATCCTGGGTGAACGACCTGCCTGGCCCGGCGGCGGTCGCTTATGAGGCTGGCCCGACAGGGTTCGGGTTGTATCGGCATCTGATGGCGACTGGGATCCGGTGCGAGGTGGTGGCGCCGTCGAAGTTGCAGCGCCCCAGTGGCGATCGTGTGAAGACCGATGCCAGGGACGCGGTGCATCTGGCGCGGTTGCTCCGGCTGGATGAGTTCACCGCCGTGAGGGTCCCGACCGTGGACGAGGAAAATGCTCGTGATCTGGTCCGTGCTCGTGAGGACGCCCGTGGTGATCTGATGCGGGCTCGCCACCGGCTCTCCAAGCTGCTGCTGCGCCATGGGCTCGTCTATTCCGATGGGCGGGCCTGGACCGGCGTGCATGAGGCGTGGCTACGCCGACAGCGGTTCGAGTCGCACGCACTGCAGTTGACTTATGAGTCTGACTTCGAGGCTGTGTTGACGGTCCAGGCGCGCCGGGACCGCCTCAATGAAGCGATCGCGGCGATGGCCGCGGACAGTGAATTCACTCCGATCGTGCGACGCCTTGGCTGCCTGCGCGGGATCGGCGACCTGACCGGACTGGCCCTGGCGGTCGAGGTTGGCGACTGGCACCGCTTCACCGGAAACAGCATCGGCTCGTTCGTCGGCCTTGTCCCTTCGGAGTACTCCTCCGGTGCCTCCCGGGTCCAGGGCTCGATCACCAAGACCGGCAACACTCACGTGCGGCGGCTCCTGGTCGAAGCCGCCTGGCACCACCGAGCCCGCTACGTGATCGGCAAGACCATCCAGGACCGCTGGGAACTGGCCCCACCGGCTGCCCGGGCCCGTGGCGATGCCGGGAACCGGCGCCTGCACCAGCGCTGGAACACCTTCCGCGAACGCCGCAAGCGCCACGTGGTCGCCAACGTCGCCATCGCCCGAGAACTGGCCGGCTGGTGCTGGTCCCTGGCAGTACTCGAGGAATAGTCCCCACAGACCGCTTCGCCGACCAACGCGGTGGGAGCAGCGCGTGGAGCGACCCGCGACACAGCTATGAGCAACCGGGCCCCTGGGCCAGGCCACGCTCGACCCTAGACACGCGGACCGCTCCTGCCGAACACCCCGTCCTGCGGTAACCAACCCGCGCATATCAGTCTGACCGCGCGTCGCCAACGACACGCTCACCACCTACCCAGGCCGGCGAAGCAGAGGCGCCCGCCCCCAGTAACGGGGGACGGGCGCCTCACCCTGCCACTTGACAAAAACGGCTACATATCAGCTGGACCGATCCTCGACGGTGACTAGCGGGGCGATGCGGACCACGACTGCCGGACCGAACCTGGGCTGCGCCGTCGAGAGTGTCGGACCTGCACGATGATGCCGGCGACAGCCAGCGCGAGCTGGCCGAGGTACCACAAGGGCTGGTCTGCGATCCGAAGCTCGGCCTCGGTCCAGCTACCGAGGTCGACGGCACCGAGGAGGAGCGCGAGGCCGCTCACGGCGAGGCTGGCCCCGGCGAGTGCGCTGACGACGATGAGCACCAGCTCGGGGAGGTTGGTAGCGATCGCCAGCACACCGAGTGCGACGCCACCGATCAAGCCCGCGCCGATGAGCAACCACGGCTGCGAGGCGCCGAGAGCTGCGGCGAGCAGCTGCGCGAGCACGTAGCCCATCGAGGCGAACGCCAGGACGACGGCGACCGCGTAGAAGAGGTAGGCAAGGACCCCGAACACCAACGCCAGGGCGATCGCCGCCAGCCAGGCGGCCGCGGTGGCGAGAGGGCCCTGGTCGGTCAGCGCGGCGACCAGCACCGCGCCGAGGCCGAACCCGAGGAGTCCGCCCCACACGGCGAGCAGCACCCGCATCGCGACAGCGCCGCGAAAGCACAGCAGTAGGCCGAACAACAGCGCGAGTACACCCAGAAGGACATCGGTCATGATGGTCAAGCCTAAGCCGAGAGGCCATCGCCCGAATTTCGGGTCAGCCGTCCTCGAGCCCCGCCAGCGTCGCCGCCAGGTACGCATCTTCTGCTTCGTTGCCCGGCAGCTCAAGTGCACGCCGGTAGGCCTCGGCCGCCCCGGTCGGATTGTCGAGCTGCTCCAGAGTAACCGCCCGGGCGGTGTGGAACGGCCGGAACCGCGCCAGTGCTGCATCGTCGGCGAGCTCGTCCAGCCGGCGTAGCCCTACCTCCGGTCCGCGGGCTCGGCCCAGGGCCACAGCCCGGCCCAACCGCACCACCGGCCCGGGCTCCCGTTCCTCGAGCAGCCGGTACAGCACCGCGATCTGGTCCCAGTCCGTCTCCGAGTAGCTGGACGCCTCGGCGTGCACGGCGGCGATCGCCGCCTGGATCGCGTACGGGCCCGCTCCCGCCGCCGCGGCGGCCTGCTCGGCGAGCGCGACCCCCTCAGCGATCAGGTGGCTGTCCCACTGGACTCGGTCCTGCTCGGGCAGTGGCACCGGTCGTCCCCGGGGGTCGGTGCGCGCGGGCCGACGAGCCTCGGTGAGCACGAGCAGGGCGAGTAGCCCGGTGACCTCCGCCGTCGCCGGCATCAGCCGGTGCAGGACGCGGGCCAGCCGGAGTGCCTCGGTGGTGAGGTCTTCGCGCAGGTGCGCCGAGCCGGTGGACCGGGCGAATCCCTCGGCGTAGAGCAGGTACACCACCCGCTGTACGCCGGCGAGGCGTGCGGCGAGATCCTCCGGACGCGGCGTCTCGAACGGGACGCCCAGGCTCCGGATCCGCTTCTTCGCCCGGACTATCCGCTGCTGCATGGTCGATACCGGCACCAGCAGCGCATGCGCGACCTCCGGCGTCTGCAGCCCGGCGAGGAATCGGAGGGTCAGGGCGATCCGGTCCTCGGGTGTGAGCACCGGGTGTGCGCAGGCGAAGAACAGCCCGAGCCGGTCGTCCGGTACCGGATCCGGGCGGCCTGGTCCGATCTGGTCAGCAGGGTCGGCGAAATCGGTGGCGCCCGGCGCCCGCTCCTCCTCGATCCGCAGCCGGGCCAGCTTCTGCGCCAGCACGTTCTCCCGTCGGACCACATCGAGCGCCTTGCGCCGAGCCGTGGTGTGCAGCCACGCCTCCGGCGCATCGGGAATCCTGGTCTGCGGCCAGCTGTGCAGCGCCTGGGCGAACGCTTCCTGGAGCATGTCCTCGGCCAGGTCCAGATCGCCGAACCGGCGCGCGAGCGTGGCCAGGATGCGGGCCCGGGCATCTCGATCGATCGCCGCGACGGCGGTGCGTGCGGCTGCCACTGGATCCGCGTCCGCCACCGGATCCGCGCTCGCCACCGGAGCCACCGGCGTGGAGCCGAGGACCGGTGCGTCCTCGGCTCCACCGGGAGGTGTGGGGTGCACGGCTCAGTACGGGGCGAGCGGGCGGATCTCCACGTGCCCGCCGGGTGCGGACGCCGGGCTCTTCTGCGCCCAGGCGATCGCCTCGTCGATGTTCGCGACGTCGATGATGTAGCCGCCGCCGACGAACTCCTGTACCTCGGCGAACGGCCCGGA is a genomic window of Ruania zhangjianzhongii containing:
- a CDS encoding FMN-dependent NADH-azoreductase, encoding MTQLLHIDASIQGEGSVSRRLTSRAADAWREAHPGGTVVYRDLGADPIPHLDSAGGLGRLVPPEQRSPAQQASWALTEELVGEIADSDAVLLGFPLYNYGAPSTVKAWVDHLHAPGLSFDPETGEGLLSGRDFVAVVSRGGGYSEGAPKQGWDHATAWLPHGLAQTGLVPRFVSVELTLAAVVPAMSDLVPMAQESRRRAEAACDAIWSPATALV
- a CDS encoding RNA polymerase sigma factor codes for the protein MHPTPPGGAEDAPVLGSTPVAPVASADPVADADPVAAARTAVAAIDRDARARILATLARRFGDLDLAEDMLQEAFAQALHSWPQTRIPDAPEAWLHTTARRKALDVVRRENVLAQKLARLRIEEERAPGATDFADPADQIGPGRPDPVPDDRLGLFFACAHPVLTPEDRIALTLRFLAGLQTPEVAHALLVPVSTMQQRIVRAKKRIRSLGVPFETPRPEDLAARLAGVQRVVYLLYAEGFARSTGSAHLREDLTTEALRLARVLHRLMPATAEVTGLLALLVLTEARRPARTDPRGRPVPLPEQDRVQWDSHLIAEGVALAEQAAAAAGAGPYAIQAAIAAVHAEASSYSETDWDQIAVLYRLLEEREPGPVVRLGRAVALGRARGPEVGLRRLDELADDAALARFRPFHTARAVTLEQLDNPTGAAEAYRRALELPGNEAEDAYLAATLAGLEDG
- a CDS encoding MarR family winged helix-turn-helix transcriptional regulator is translated as MATERLGDLEDEAWKGFLLTHDRIWRTLEARLAPLNVSMAEYSVLALLGEAGRQGMRMSELAERSLMSSGGFTRLADRLERRGIIERRRSAADGRGFEAVLTNEGRRQLRTAWRQQHSDLRELFFDRLDDDDLRHLAAIWARLDPGQD
- a CDS encoding IS110 family transposase, producing the protein MFTERTSVGLDVHARSVVAAAIDGVTGEFFRTRLTPSHEEIRSWVNDLPGPAAVAYEAGPTGFGLYRHLMATGIRCEVVAPSKLQRPSGDRVKTDARDAVHLARLLRLDEFTAVRVPTVDEENARDLVRAREDARGDLMRARHRLSKLLLRHGLVYSDGRAWTGVHEAWLRRQRFESHALQLTYESDFEAVLTVQARRDRLNEAIAAMAADSEFTPIVRRLGCLRGIGDLTGLALAVEVGDWHRFTGNSIGSFVGLVPSEYSSGASRVQGSITKTGNTHVRRLLVEAAWHHRARYVIGKTIQDRWELAPPAARARGDAGNRRLHQRWNTFRERRKRHVVANVAIARELAGWCWSLAVLEE
- a CDS encoding DUF4203 domain-containing protein, which produces MTDVLLGVLALLFGLLLCFRGAVAMRVLLAVWGGLLGFGLGAVLVAALTDQGPLATAAAWLAAIALALVFGVLAYLFYAVAVVLAFASMGYVLAQLLAAALGASQPWLLIGAGLIGGVALGVLAIATNLPELVLIVVSALAGASLAVSGLALLLGAVDLGSWTEAELRIADQPLWYLGQLALAVAGIIVQVRHSRRRSPGSVRQSWSASPR